A single genomic interval of Antechinus flavipes isolate AdamAnt ecotype Samford, QLD, Australia chromosome 1, AdamAnt_v2, whole genome shotgun sequence harbors:
- the PYCARD gene encoding apoptosis-associated speck-like protein containing a CARD, which translates to MARGRELILKALENLKEDEFKTFKYKLQNWQLRKGFTPIPRGKLSSMDRVDLSDKIVCCYLEGYGMELTAEVLLNMGIREEAVALQEAARSASNGNAAQSTQHSASASTASGEHFVDRHRVNLINRVTVLDPVLDELFGNVLIAEQYDTIRAETTIQKQMRKLYTFMRNWDNACKDMFLEALRKNNPFLVEELEKS; encoded by the exons ATGGCTCGCGGCCGGGAACTCATCCTGAAGGCTCTGGAGAACCTGAAGGAGGATGAGTTCAAGACGTTCAAATACAAGCTGCAGAATTGGCAGCTGCGGAAAGGTTTCACCCCTATTCCTCGGGGGAAGTTGTCGTCTATGGATCGCGTGGATCTCAGTGACAAGATCGTCTGTTGCTACCTGGAGGGCTACGGGATGGAGCTGACTGCCGAGGTGCTCCTAAATATGGGCATACGAGAAGAAGCTGTCGCACTTCAGGAAGCGGCGAGGTCTG CTTCAAATGGAAATGCAGCCCAATCCACTCAGCATTCAGCTAGTGCATCTACTGCATCAG GGGAACATTTTGTGGATCGGCATCGGGTAAACCTCATCAATCGAGTCACTGTGCTAGATCCAGTCCTAGATGAGTTGTTTGGGAACGTTCTGATTGCAGAGCAATATGACACCATCAGGGCTGAGACCACCATACagaaacagatgagaaaactctaCACCTTCATGCGAAACTGGGATAATGCATGTAAAGACATGTTTTTAGAAGCTCTGAGGAAAAACAACCCTTTCCTGGTGGAAGAACTGGAGAAAAGCTGA